The Anoplopoma fimbria isolate UVic2021 breed Golden Eagle Sablefish chromosome 10, Afim_UVic_2022, whole genome shotgun sequence sequence CCCTGGGGGTCCCTGGTGTTCAACACTAGAGTGGAGTAGGTTTGGCTGCCAATCTGAAGTGCCTGgggtctgtttgtgaggaagtctgATAACCAGTTTCAGAGTGAGGTACTCAAGCCCAGAGTGCTTTGTTTACTTATCAGTTTCATGGGGTAGATTATTTCGAAGGCTGAGCTGAAATCAATAAACAACATTCTGATGTAGGTGTTGTTATTTTCCTGATGAGTGATGGCTGAGTGGAAAGCAGTAGAGACGGCAtcctctgttgtttttaatgtgctgGAGAAGCAGTTTCTCATAGCACTCACAGGGCCATAGTCATTAAGACTGGACACAGCTGAATTTTTAGGTATAGGGACAAGTGCTTTCTGGTGGGAGGTGGGAACGCTCTCCTGTGACAGTGATATGTTGAAAATGTCGGTGATGACATCAGTTGGCACGTGTTCTTTGTAGACGACCAGGAATGTTATCAGGCCCAGCAGCTTTACTCATATTCACTCTCATCTGGGTTTGAGGAGATCCAAGCGAGCATAAAAAGGTGTTCAACTCATCTCCCACCTGGCCTCACACATGATGGTTGTGCTTTTATAGCATGTTACATTTTGGATGGCCTGCCACATAACTTTAGTGCTGTTGGTGTTGACGTGTTCTCTTTGCCTCCTTGATGCCAAATTGAAGTCCTGCTCTGGCGATGCTGAATGCTTCCTTGTCAACTGACCGAAAGGCAGCTTTTTCTGGCTTTGGATAGTGACGTCATCTCTTCATTCATCCAGGCTCTCTGGCTTTCTGGTTGGGGAATGATCTTATTGTTTTTGTGATCACCACAGCATCAACACATTTGCTGATATACGATGTCACAGTTGGCGGCATACCTGAACATGTGCCAGTCTGTACATTCAAAACAGTCTTGTAAAGCAGCTGTAGCTTCAATGGTCCAGCCTTTATCTGTTTTTCCTCATGGTTTAGCCTGTTTAATTAGTTGGACATATGTAGACAGAAGGTACGGGAAATATGTTCTGATGGTCCAAATTTGGGGAGGGGAGGGCATTTTAGCTGCCAGGAATATTTGTGTAAACATGGTTCAGTGTATATGAAGACCTTATGGTAAAAAATGTTGCTTCAGCACTGCTGataatttttattttcagtgaccAGTGTCAATTGTATTGCTTTTTCTATTTACCTGTTTAAAAGAGTTTCTTCAACCCCAAGTATCAGCTTTTTCACACGTTTTCTCTTCATACTCAAGGCTCCTGACTCAGGAAGGAGTGATTGAGGCAGTGAAACGCAAGCGCTACTGCGAAAAGCCCTGCCGAGAACGACAGCGGAAGAACTTTGAGAACTGCAGGCGGATCTACCACACGGAAATGGCCAGGAAAATTGCCTTCATCTCTaggacaaacagagaggatCCCTGGCTCGGCTGCTAATGGTCTGATGGGACAGCATCTTATCGATGGACTTGTTGAGATGGGATCATCAAAATATAAGAGGCAGTCAAGACCAAGACAATGTCACTGTCACATCTGAATGGACTTTGGAAATACTGAgaaaagtgtattttgttgtttaaaaggaaaaagacgTTTGGAGATGTGCATTCATTGTCAAGTCAACTATTGtccatttttttcataaaattaGGCATAAAAGTGCTTGTACTCATTCTTGGTTGTAATGTGAAGGTTAATGAATACTAGGTTGATGACATTTTGTGCTTTGAATCTTCCCTCATAATTTTCTTCATGAAAAAGCTAATAAATGTGTTCCATTGTCTGAAAATCTAAAGTTTGTAAAGAAGTATTTAATAacgatacattttatttatatatcaaatTTCAATCTGTGGGAGTTGTTCAAAGTACTTCCCCACAAAcggaagaaaaaagagaataaataaataataatacaataaaagcaaacagattaaaacatgaaaacccCCGTACTGAAAAAACCTGATCTTGACCCCGACATCCCCAACAACTACCGGCCCATCTCCAACCTCCCCTACCTGTCCAAAGTCCTTGAGAGAGCTGTTGCATCACAACTCAAGTCCCACCTCAATCTCCATAATCTCTACGAACCCTTCCAATCCGGCTTCCgttcaaaacacagcacagaaaccGCCCTACTGAAAATCACACATGACATACTTCTCTCTGCTGACTCTGGCTTCctcaccatcctcatcctccttgacCTCAGTGCCGCCTTCGACACCATCAaccactccatcctcctctcacgTCTCCAGCACTCCCTTGGCATAACTGGCACTGCCCTCTCCTGGTTCACCTCATATCTCTCAGACCGACATCAATTCATTGCCATAAACAACTGTaaatcctccacctccccagtcACCCACGGTGTCCCCCAAGGTTCCGTGCTTggtcctctcctcttcatcatttacATCCTTCCCCTTGGACAAATCATCCGTCGTCATGGTCTCCATTTCCACTGCTACGCTGACGACACCCAACTCTACTTCTCCTCCAAGACCATCACCTCAGTCACCCACTCCACTCTCACCACCTGTCTCACTGATATAAAATCATGGATGCAACAgaactttctcaaactcaactgcaataaatctgaaatactcaTCATCGGCCCTAACTCCCTCACCCGCTCAGCCCAGACCTTCTCTCTCAACATTGATGGCTCCATcgtcaccccctccacccaggtCCGCAACCTCGGAATCATCCTCAACCCTACCCCACGCCAACCACATCACCAAAACTGccttctttcacctcaggaacattgcacgcctccggccctccctgtcctctgccacCACCGAAATTCTCATCCATGCCCTCATAACCTCCAGACTCGACAACAGTctgcaacagcatcctctatggctctcccaacaaaatcctcaataaactccaatatgttcagaactctgccgctcgactgctcacctccacccgccgctatgaacacatcaccccggtcctacgcaacctccactggctcccggtcaaatacaggatagactttaaaatattactcaccaactacaaagccctaaacaacctggcccctccctacctttcagacctcctccccctccacgcccCAACCCGTAGCCTCAGGTCCGCCGGCgcaaacactctgaagaccatcaggaccaagcgccggacctggggtgacagggccttctcagttgctgcaccctccctctggaacgccctccccatccacatccgtcaggctcccaccctatcatcattcaaacaagccctcaaaacccacctcttcaaactcgccttcacctgctaacccctgctccctttccctccctaccctccactacatgactcattccgcacagcttctccagttttcttttttactaaaatgttctatttgtttgttctgtttgctcctttgtgttcttttttgttttgtcttcgccctatgtaaagcgtctttgagtacctagaaaagcgctatataaaattaaagtattattattattattattattataaaaccaGGCAttggaagaagaaaacatgtaaaatattaaaacagaaaaagtgtgACAGCAGTAGAGGATCTGAGAGGACGTGAATAATTATCAAGCGACAAAGAATTATAAATGTAGGCCGGTCTCAAACCATTTTTCTTAAATGAAGAAAGCTGATTTGGTCACCTTTTTATGTGGGATTTGATATTTAAGTCTGGGTCAGGATGATGCTCATCCTTGGCTCAGCCCCACAGGCTTCTGATTTAGCCTGTGGGGCAAAATTACCACTATTGGCCAGAACTAGCTCTCTTTTGTTTGAGGACCAACTAATGAGATGTCTGTTTTCTCACCATTTAGTTTAAGAAAGTTGGTCAACATCCACTTTTTTATTGCAGccaaaataattgtaaaatgaCTAGTTGGTTGATCACCACTTCCGAtgaaatattcagaataaaTAAGTAGATATACATTCATCATAGTTTAACTtctgttcaaacacacaaactggtATCTAGTGTAGTATACGGCATACAGTGATATTTTGCCCTCATAAATGCTTTGGAAATAGTTGGACGTGACCTCAATTGCTGGTGGACCTCAAACAATGCGGGGGATGTTTTTGTCGTTATGGGGTCTAAGCTCATCATCATCTCACTCTTAATGAATTCAAGGTCACTACTGCACAGTGTGGTGTTCATGTTCACTGATGACGACGGCCACCGCGGGGGACTTTAATGTTTGCTCTCGCTCTCGGTCCCCTCACACAGGGGAAAGTTAAACATTTGCACATGGCTCACTTGTCTTAGAGGTTACCAGGTCATGTTGATATCCTGTCCTGGGGCTTCAGTCAATGGATGGCATTGTAGGGACTGAAGGAGCAGTGCAATTGATGACCTATATTGTTACACGAAAAGAAACTGTCTGCTGTCTCTGATACCTTtcttaaagggtcagttcatcTACTTTTAACGGTATCTTTCCAGGATACGCATTGTGGCTAATTCACTGTGAGCAGTTTTCATAGGAACTACTTTTTGATGGAGTTATAGTcctcatgaaaacatgaacatagCTAAGTTCCTGAGCTAGTTGCTAAATGTTACTGTGAAAAACTGCAACTTTCTTGACTTGCAAAATGATCTtataaattgacaaacatcatatgtgtaattcatggcaaGGGGATTTCTCTCTCGCCGTTGAccattgtacatattttttttccgaaaataAGGTCCCATGGGGGACACTGGAAGGGGAGGGACTATGTGTAGACTAGTCTGaaaccaagacggcaaacttATTTCTTTCAACCTTGTCAAAGGCAGTGCATACCAGTTCCACTCCTTCCATTGTTACCTTTCATAATAATAGCCCTAGAAATGTACACTGCATAACTGTTCATCAGAGGGAACTTAAATTCACTCAGCATTTCGCTAAagggaaactcaataaaacagtTTCCAGTAGCTTAGGCTTTACAACAATTTACATCAGACTGCCAATTGCTGCTCTGGCTCAATAGGAATCTTGTCTCTGCCTGCACGGATATATTCAAACCTTTCATATTGCTACTGATATAAGTAGTTTTGATGCAATCTGCGTGTCGTTTATTTGCCATTTCCCCGGTGTGTAAAAGCTTTAACAGGGATGTTGCCGTTGATTCTTTTATTGTAATTTCTCCATGATGTGAGCTACAGAGAAGAATTTTTCTTTCAGCTCCACTGTATTGTGCTGGCAGACACAAATATCTTAAAGAATGGGATAATTGTACTGTCACATTCGGTCTGTTTGTATTAGGGCATTTGAAATCCATCAGTGAGTTTTTATCAGCACACAAAGTTTTAAGTCTGGGTAGTGTTATtgtaaaatgtgcaaatgttATTGTTGGCCTATTCCCAGCatgcacattcaaacacactgcCACTTCCTTATCACAGGCTGGGCAAGACTGCAAACCTGTCACAGCTTTAAATACTCTGCAGTTCGCTGTACAAAGTCCCTAAACATATCGAACATCGTTAACTCATGCAACAGTATAGCATATTGGCTGCCGGTTCTAATTTGGATGATACCAACAGTGATAACCACGACATGAAATGTGCCTGACTTGTTTTCTGACTGTGTGAAGAGCAAATTTGTATTGTCCTAAAATGTTCCcaccactgtaaaaaaaaagtaaatggatATATGTGCCAAATGTTTCAAGACTTAATAATAATAGGCTAAGGATCTGTTTACTTTTCTTATAGATATTACATGCAGCAATATTATCAACCAAACCTGcttgaacagtttttttaaattattattcccACTGCCAAAGCCATCTAACAGCAGAAGACACGTGCAGGGTTGACCTTCTGAATCTTTGTAATTGGATGGTAGAACCAGCCTTTCCAGACATACTTCTACATAGAGAGCTGATGTTATTGACCTTTACTGATTGTGTGGTTTCTCTATCACCTACTAATAATATTGGCATATGCTGTTTGCTCCGGGCAGGATTTACACAAACAACCTACCATAAAAAGAACATCACTGATCTGCTTATATGCACGGGGACACAATAAGACTGTTTGGAAACTCAATAGACTCTTGCAAGCTTTGTCCAACTTtaagcaaatattttttttgcgcTAAGGGCAATTCATCactattctttttaaatctaattatgTTTCATGCCAGTCTCCACAGATGTTTGCCGCCTGGCAGAGAGCTAAACTGAAACCCACTCCTCCATACCCACGTTTATGGCAACATCTAATTGTTCACATGTTCCGacattcccttttttcttttgtactacCAGCCCTTGTTATGTGTTCCCTAAACTAATTATACCAattatatcatcattattatcatcataagCATGTGTATTTTGGTTGCTAGATAATCAGGTGCTTGGCACTGCCTCCTGCAGGTAACAATATCCTAGACTTgcataaaccaaaataaagtgATTCACTCCTCAGCATGTACCAATCGTATTATCAATGTAAGACTGTGTGGATATATTTCAGTCTCTGGCTCTAATAGGCCTGTGATGCCACATCACATAATCTTGTCTGGAGCTTCTACTGCACAAACAAAAAGGTCCCATTAGGCGCATTTTGCTGAAGGTGTACACTATTCCTTAAAAGTGCAGCTATGAATTAATCTTTAAAAGCTTTTCTAtgccctttttttctgctgggtTTTGTAGAACCATTTTGAAGAAGGTGGAGTAGAAGGATGAACATATGTTAAAAGGACTTGCCATAGATTGCCACGTAGTGGGGCATCTTTAGGTATTGTTAAACTGGACAGATAATATGCAAATTTGTTTAATACTTGTACTTTGTCTTGTAAAATATTGAATGCACAGCACAGCCTATACCCACATATTTAGCCTGTTACTTTCCACAGTAGGTGTCTCTTTAGAGAAATAGAGGAACACTTTTCATAAagctaaacacaaacaaaaaaaaaacatggaaatatcAAAAAAGAAGTCAGGTCAAGGAAACAAAAATTCCCTAAACCTGACCTGTAGTTGCTTTGTTATTCCCCTCAAAGTGTTGCATCTATGAACGCAGGCCAAATCTGACCTAATTTGCATACCAACATTGTATGCACATGCTTGCTGCCGCGTGCTGTTGCTCTCGTTCTCCAGCCACACCACCGACACGTGCTGCAGATAGGCGTGCGGTCGGATCTACGCATATACCAGCCAACCGGCGCTGTGGACGCCGCTGGTTGGCCAAGTCTCTGAGCCAATGAGGAGACGAGCGAACCTCTCTTCAGCCAATCGCGGCCCTGGACCCGATCAGCACGTGTAGCGTACGTTGTTCTCGGAGGGGTACACGCCGTACGGGTTGGAAATCTGACAAAGTGAGAGAAACACGGGCAGCGGTAGAAGGAGCAGACTGGGACTGGAACCGCTGTGTGTACACACATCTCTACTCTCACAGATCGCTGTCAGCTTTGataacatttgtttctttaatacGTGAACGTGTTAGCCTCCGTGCCTCCTCAAACCTTACCGTTTTGTTTCTACCGATTTAGTGGATCCAGTTCTGCTCCGACTAGAAGGTAAGACCCGTCTCCTCCGACCCGTCTCTGTTTTTTAAGGAAAGttgcctgtttttttccagatcGCACTGTTAAAGTGTTGCACGTTAAATATACGACAAGTAATATGATATGACAGCTTGTTAACTTATGTTCAATTTTTAAATATCTGACTATTTCAGGATAACACCGTCACAcattatgtttgtgttcatgtctggtgctttttttttagcaaatttaTTATAACATCAAATGGATGTTATAAGTTAAGagtgatcatatatatatatatatttttttatatatatattaaacgaATGCTGTGGTTCATCAAAATACCGCATGTTTGTTGATTTCTGGAATGAAAAACACTGACAGACCAAGGTTCTCTGAatagatttataaaaatataacgccatgaaaaacattcatttttaatcccAAACCACTTGGCACGTTAAAGTTTTCTTCTTGCCGTTGAGGTCACTTGAGGTAATGTCCTTACAGTAAACAGTGGGGATAAACATCAGGCTCACACACGCGGATACGTGTCTCTTTATAGAGTGAATATCAGCGACGCGTGTCAGACGTACAGAGGCAGGTCTTCTGTGTTGTTTCCTCTTATGTGATGATCTAAGAAAAACAGATCGTATACTTTGTCCCCATCTCGATTACATTGTACTTGGTGAGACTTGGTAAATACATTACTCACAGCTCTTGGCAAcaagtgccttttttttttttttttttttttttttttttttttttttttttttttttttttttttttttttgaattgcaTGACATTGACAAAAGGATATTGTTTGGTTTCTTTTGCTGGATATCAAGATTGCGATATTAAATACTTCCATTTACTGTGTATTAAGGGTCAAAGAAGTGTCAACATTGTGATTCTGTTTGAGAATATTTAGTTTTGCAATGATACAGCTTTTGTTTTCGTTGTCCTTAGAGCCTCCATTACACAATCTCTAAACTTGCACGCTGATAAATGAGTAACATGATAAGTAATGTGTCAATACCTTCTAAAAACAGCAATATTGAAATTGCGCAAAAGTGTGTTGACCTTTCATGTAGCCAGTATCACATTGTAGAAATGTTTAAACTTAAAAGTCACTCGGGGATGGGCATTTTATATACATGCGTTGATTTGTGCAATAAgaaaacaatttttattttattttagtatacTGATAATGTGTAACTACAACCCTACCTGTTGTCTACCGAGTGTCATTAAGTTCTGTTAATACATTATCATCTCCCTGTCTCCACAGATGAATTCATTAGGCAGTTCTTCCAAATGGCCATCTTATGACTCACTAAGCTCCACCTCCAGCCTCCTCTTCAGTGAGAGCGAGCAGACTGAGGATGAGGCAGACGTCTCCTCAGAGGGAGAAGGGGACAGCGGAATAAGAAAGAGTCTCACTGGTGACAACGGAATGACACTCTCGGGGAAGTATCTTGATTTCCCAGCTCGTTCAGATCAGCTGCTCTCAAGGTCTAAGAGCGACCAGCCTGAGTGCTGCCCTGAGGAAACGAAGCGTCCCGTCCAAGCCTCTCCTCATGGAGCTGCCACGTTAGGCTCATCTTCAGCGACACCTGGGGACCTGGCCTTCGCACAGAAAGTGAGCACTCTTAAACTGATTCTTAGGTCTTCTTTTCAGTATTTTTGTCAACCAAATATCACATCAGTCGTTCTTAAACtaattattctctttattttctcagtGTGCAGATTTGCGGAGGTTTATCTGTCCTTTGCTTGAACTTCTACAAGGGCTAAAGACCGGACGATTTGACAAAGGTATGTGGTTGAGCAATATCAAACATGATTTATCGTCTCAAGTTTTAGTACTTCCTGTAATTAAAGTTTCTATTTGCCTTGACATTTGGGTGGTATGTTTTAATTGCAGGGCTATCCAGTTTCCAGCAGAGTGTTGCCATAGATAGATTGCACAGGATTCTTGGAATTCTACAGAGGCCTGAAATGGGGTAAGATAATATTATGAGCGTagtgaaaatggaaatattgtactAGTCATCCTTACCCAGGATTGTCGTTAATGCTTGTTGCTTAATTCCTTTTTTCCTGCAGTGAGAAATACCTCCAAAACCTGCTGCAGATAGAGATGATGCTCAAAATATGGTTCCCTCGGGTGGCATTTCAGTCCACAGATATACCAAGCCAGACCACCACTCCCAGTCGCCGACCACACTGGTGCCAAAATCAGCTCCACATGCCAGTTAAGGTGAGCTTCATATAGAATGTTCCCTTTGTTAGCATACGACAGCACCTTTCCAagtgtgctttaaaaaaaaactatgggCTTCTTGACTCTGAGATGTTAAAATACCAAtactgaagttttttttataaaaacaagcaTCCATgtgaattatattataaaatacagCCAGTCAAAAGAAGGTACAACAagataaacaacattaaaagagagaatgaaaacaatCTTACTGTAAAGATTTGGAAGAACTATATTTGATCATGTATAGCATGATTATAAGAGGCTTGCAGATATTTTTAGCAGATGATACTGAGTCTGCAAGTTTAAACTCTGCAGGCTTGTGTCTTTGATAGTTGTCAAGATTATGTTCAAATGATCATTTATGATTAAATCTTGGGTTTTATTTCGTACCTTAACTCAGCTCAActcaagttgtaataaactgtaGTTTTCCTTTTAAGACGTTGGTTTCTTATAGTTGTTATTTTTGGTCTTACTTTTCCGCTCCAGAAGAGAAAGCTGAGCTGGTCAGACCCCGAAGACTCCAGCAAAGTCCCCACAAAGCATATGCACTATCAACATGGGAGCAGCCAGACTGCGACTCCACTCGACACAGCTTCCACACGTCTACCAGGATCACCTCAGAAGCAGAGAGCTCCAGAGCAAAGAACAGTCGAACCAGCTGAGGGCAGCTGCGCAGCTGAACATGAGTTTTCATACAGCACTGTCACTTTAAGCAGGCCGTTATATTTAGGTTGCAAGAGAGCAAATGAGAATCTGAAGCAGTCTGAGGTTCCTCTGCCCGGCCCTGGTGAAAGCCTGGCGACACAGGACAGCTCAGTGTCCTCGAGTGACATTATGACTACAACCTATTCAACTTAGCTGGCCTTAGATGTCCTTGCCACCACAAGAAGGTGCCACTCTATGCCAGCCAGAGTGAAGGCAGAGGGCAGACTTCATTACATAAGAATAAAGTTTGACGCAGAGCAAGTCTTTGATGGCTGCAAGGCATGTAAAaccagaagaggaggaggaggaggaggaggagaaggaggaatgCAGTGGTACACTCGTTAACCCTTAACTCTCCTGTGTGGTTTTTGATTACACCAGACTTATTGCTTTACAATACCTGGAAGCGTgtattgtctgtctgtatgaGTATCACTTTtgtatactttgacttttacaaagttaaaacgatgttgaaaatacttttcatgTGTAATGTTTTAAAGCAGTCCCTgctctgttttgtatttttttacataatggAACGCAGCTCGACAGTAATAGTTAAGGATTTCAtgacatttgtgaaaaaaagaaaaaaacatcaaaaagttTAAATGCTCCATATTTGCtggtttgttctttttgtttcgAGGATATGATAGGAACACAGTGCTACATGGAGGAAATAATTGGCAGCTTGATTTGtggtgaaaataattgttagttgcagccctactaCAGTTACAAAAAATTAACACAGATGATTAAAAAGGCATTTAGGGAAAGTTATAATTGTATTTTGCCAGCTGATTGATTGTAACATATGGTGGAGCAAATGCATGTAGCTGATGCCAAAATGTGCCAAACAATCCCGTTATGCATTATCATATCGTATGCACCTTACTTCACTTTCACTACATCTTTATTTATCAGCacgtaacaaacacacacacaaaacacaagatGTTTGTTTCTATGTAAATAAGAAAAGATGTAGTTGCACTTAAAGTTAAAGAGCAAAATGCTGCACAGGAAATACCACAACCTGATTGCTCAGTAATGATTGAGGCAGTTGAGGAAATACGAGCTCCTTGGCTAGATGCTAATATCAGTCAGTTACTCCATTAACTAGCctgaactttattttttatattgagtTTTAAGTGActatatttttatactttagaAAAGGCATAATATATTTGATCCCTCATACATTGGAATGGATTTACCTGCATTTTGGATGACAATTTGTAAACATCAAAGAGTTGTGATATAACttattaaaaaactgtttaagaATATCAGTACTTGAAAATGTTGATTCCGTCGACAGATGGATGCTTTACAGGTCCTTGATACTTATTTAGTTTAAATTTAGCTTATTgccattattctttttttcacagaaaatgcAAAGACATTACAAGGGGAAGAATAGTTGCTGTGTCTCATATCAAATTTGTGCtttactattatttatattatcacGGGGATTTGATTAACTAAACTATTTTCATTCTCGAGCACACAACTTATTTTTTGATAGCATTTGGCCATTTGCACCtccacattttaaatcatatatCATTCATGTTGAATGGTGTTTATTCTATGGTGGTT is a genomic window containing:
- the ciarta gene encoding circadian associated repressor of transcription a; translated protein: MNSLGSSSKWPSYDSLSSTSSLLFSESEQTEDEADVSSEGEGDSGIRKSLTGDNGMTLSGKYLDFPARSDQLLSRSKSDQPECCPEETKRPVQASPHGAATLGSSSATPGDLAFAQKCADLRRFICPLLELLQGLKTGRFDKGLSSFQQSVAIDRLHRILGILQRPEMGEKYLQNLLQIEMMLKIWFPRVAFQSTDIPSQTTTPSRRPHWCQNQLHMPVKKRKLSWSDPEDSSKVPTKHMHYQHGSSQTATPLDTASTRLPGSPQKQRAPEQRTVEPAEGSCAAEHEFSYSTVTLSRPLYLGCKRANENLKQSEVPLPGPGESLATQDSSVSSSDIMTTTYST
- the mrps21 gene encoding 28S ribosomal protein S21, mitochondrial translates to MSRHLRFIARTVMVQEGNVDAAYKTLNRLLTQEGVIEAVKRKRYCEKPCRERQRKNFENCRRIYHTEMARKIAFISRTNREDPWLGC